The genomic stretch GTTTACCGTACCGTATATCTGACCTTAAATAAAATTGTGCCGCCGATGGCAGTAATGCCCAATCTGGTCAACATGTCGTATCGCAGTGCAGTATTGACTTTGCAGACCCTGAAACTCAATGTGGGGGATACTATTTACAAACCGGATATTGCACGAAATGCCGTGCTGGCGCAATTGTACAACGGGCAGCCCATCAAGCCCGGCACTTTGATTCCTGAAGGCAGTCGGATTACGCTTGTGCTGGGCGATGGCATTGGCAACCAGGCCAACCCCGTACCCAACCTAATCGGACTTACCTTTATGCAGGCCCGGGAGCTGCTCAGTGCAAGCAATCTTTCTGTGGGAGTAGTTTTGTTTGATGGGCCGATCACCGACACGGCATCAGCTTACGTGTATAAACAGATTCCGGCACCCCTGAATGCCAATGGCCAGCCTAACCTGATCTATGCGGGGCAAAGCATAGACTTATGGGTTTCCCAAACACCACGCGATAGCACAGGGCAACCCTTGCCGCAGCCACATTTCTGATGATTACCCTGGGCTATTGAATCACAGCCAATTGAAAAATCAGTCCCACCAATTGTTTCATGGGGCTGCTTCATACAATCTGCGACAGACCTCCTGCGAAGAAATCGTGATTTCTGGAAACGCAGGTAAATTTGTATAAACCTTAAATGCTTTTGTATATGGATAAGATTACGGTTGAAGAGCTCAAACAGCGGATGGATGCTGGAGAGGAGCTGTACATACTGGATGTGCGGGAACCACACGAACATGAAGAATTCAACATTGGCGGTAAACTTCTGCCATTGGGAGATATTCGTGCCATGATGATTGATGA from Thermoflavifilum aggregans encodes the following:
- a CDS encoding PASTA domain-containing protein; this translates as MPMNPVRWLLQKSFWVNLLAVCMLIVLLGVLFFASLRWITRHGETATVPDIMGKPYDEAVRLLEQAHFRVVVQDSGYTDTLPPLTVLRQEPEANAVVKVYRTVYLTLNKIVPPMAVMPNLVNMSYRSAVLTLQTLKLNVGDTIYKPDIARNAVLAQLYNGQPIKPGTLIPEGSRITLVLGDGIGNQANPVPNLIGLTFMQARELLSASNLSVGVVLFDGPITDTASAYVYKQIPAPLNANGQPNLIYAGQSIDLWVSQTPRDSTGQPLPQPHF
- a CDS encoding rhodanese-like domain-containing protein encodes the protein MDKITVEELKQRMDAGEELYILDVREPHEHEEFNIGGKLLPLGDIRAMMIDEIEDWKDKEVIVYCRSGNRSGQACLLLETFGFVRPRNLEGGILRWKEKFGG